The following coding sequences lie in one Rutidosis leptorrhynchoides isolate AG116_Rl617_1_P2 chromosome 6, CSIRO_AGI_Rlap_v1, whole genome shotgun sequence genomic window:
- the LOC139854729 gene encoding uncharacterized mitochondrial protein AtMg00810-like, whose protein sequence is MEQPPGFLDSKYPSHVCWLKKALYGLKQAPRAWFQRLSVFLVQHGFQCSRADPFLFIYKHASCVLYLLVYVDDIILTGNNSSKISDFITRLHKEFSIKDLGKLSYFLGLEISYTEYDLFLSQTKYAHDILVRAQLLDSKPIATPFPTAASFTTDGHPYDDPTYYHSLVGALQYLTITRPNISYVVNQVSQFLHTPTIDHFQDVKRIIRYIKGTMHYGLTFYHSPKPSLLGYSDVDWACCIETRRSTYGYSIFLGGNLVSWSAKKQPTVARSSCESEYRALENTATEIVWITHLLRELYILPPDRPTIMCDNKSALILSQSPVSHKRSKHIDIDYHFVRELVSSGKLYTKFVPTHLQLSDIFTKSLPRPLFESFRTKLHVGVPPIRLRGY, encoded by the coding sequence ATGGAACAACCCCCGGGTTTTCTAGACTCAAAATATCCttctcatgtttgttggttaaagaAGGCTTTATATGGCCTTAAGCAGGCTCCTCGGGCATGGTTTCAACGTCTAAGTGTATTTCTTGTTCAGCATGGCTTTCAGTGTAGTCGTGCAGATCCATTTTTGTTTATCTACAAACATGCTTCGTGTGTACTTTACTTACTtgtctatgttgatgacattattcttACTGGGAATAACTCATCCAAGATTTCTGACTTTATTACACGACTTCACAAGGAATTCTCCATTAAGGATTTAGGCAAGTTGAGTTATTTCTTAGGTCTTGAAATTTCCTATACCGAATACGATCTATTTCTTAGTCAAACTAAATATGCTCACGATATTTTAGTTCGCGCTCAACTCTTGGATAGTAAACCGATTGCCACGCCCTTTCCAACAGCTGCGTCCTTTACAACGGATGGGCATCCCTATGATGATCCCACTTACTATCATTCACTTGTTGGTGCTCTGCAATATCTCACTATTACTCGACCAAACATATCTTATGTAGTTAACCAAGTAAGCCAATTTCTTCATACTCCTACTATTGATCATTTTCAGGATGTGAAACGGATTATTCGTTATATTAAAGGAACAATGCATTATGGTCTGACTTTTTATCATTCGCCTAAACCATCATTGCTTGGTTATTCTGATGTTGATTGGGCATGTTGTATTGAAACTCGTCGCTCCACCTATGGTTATTCAATCTTTCTTGGAGGGAATTTAGTTTCTTGGAGCGCTAAAAAGCAACCAACAGTAGCTCGTTCTAGTTGTGAATCGGAATACAGGGCGCTGGAAAATACTGCGACTGAGATAGTATGGATTACACATCTTCTTCGAGAGCTTTATATCTTGCCTCCAGATCGTCCAACAATTATGTGCGACAATAAGAGTGCTTTAATTCTCAGTCAAAGTCCTGTATCACACAAACGGTCCAAGCATATTGATATCGACTACCACTTTGTTCGCGAGCTTGTTTCTTCCGGTAAGCTGTACACCAAGTTTGTACCTACACATCTTCAGCTCTCTGATATCTTCACAAAAAGTTTGCCTAGACCGTTGTTTGAATCTTTTCGCACCAAGCTTCATGTTGGCGTGCCACCTATTCGCTTGAGGGGGTATTAA